In Flexistipes sp., the following proteins share a genomic window:
- the rsxC gene encoding electron transport complex subunit RsxC — protein sequence MTNGFIGGIHPDYKKTLTADKPIEKLSYEKDEIVSVPLSQHIGAPAQELVKKKEQVLCGQKIGASKGFISTNIHSSVTGEVVSIGNLNSPLTGKVKGINIKISNPEDSPKQIDTGKKFQDLILEAGIVGMGGATFPTHVKLSPPKKIDTLIINGAECEPFLTCDYRLMIESTEEIIKGAKIIQDELKIEKLIIAVEDNKPEAIKAFNKYIHGFNFEVKALPTVYPQGGEKQLILSVLGRIVPEGKLPLEVGVIVHNVATCKALYDAVENGLPLTERAVTVTGAVKEPKNLLVKIGTPVSKLIDACGGYVGEPEKIVIGGPMMGFSANTTDMPVSKATSGVIVFRKEDLPSLKMTNCIRCGRCVSACPMGLVPAIMEQFAISELYERLLDWHVLNCIECGCCSYVCPARRPLVGYFKTGKRQVMNIVKERENK from the coding sequence ATGACAAACGGATTTATCGGCGGTATTCATCCAGACTATAAAAAAACACTGACAGCAGATAAGCCGATAGAAAAGTTATCTTACGAAAAAGACGAAATTGTTTCTGTACCGCTTAGCCAGCATATTGGCGCCCCGGCGCAGGAACTGGTCAAAAAGAAAGAACAGGTTTTATGCGGTCAAAAAATAGGTGCCAGTAAAGGTTTTATAAGCACTAATATACACAGTTCTGTCACAGGGGAAGTTGTTTCCATTGGAAATCTGAACAGTCCATTGACCGGAAAAGTCAAAGGAATTAACATTAAAATATCCAACCCGGAAGATTCTCCAAAACAAATAGACACCGGTAAGAAATTTCAGGATTTAATACTGGAAGCCGGAATAGTGGGAATGGGCGGAGCTACTTTTCCTACCCATGTTAAGCTTTCTCCTCCAAAAAAAATTGACACCTTAATTATTAACGGTGCCGAATGCGAGCCGTTCCTCACGTGTGATTACAGGCTGATGATTGAAAGCACCGAAGAAATCATAAAAGGCGCAAAGATTATTCAGGATGAGCTGAAAATAGAAAAACTGATTATTGCTGTGGAAGATAATAAACCTGAGGCAATAAAAGCTTTCAATAAATACATACACGGATTCAATTTTGAAGTCAAAGCTCTCCCGACAGTTTATCCCCAGGGTGGTGAAAAACAGCTTATCCTCTCAGTCTTGGGAAGAATTGTCCCGGAAGGAAAACTTCCTTTGGAAGTGGGGGTCATAGTTCACAATGTGGCAACCTGCAAAGCCTTATACGATGCAGTTGAAAACGGTTTACCCCTTACGGAAAGAGCGGTCACAGTAACCGGAGCCGTTAAAGAACCAAAAAACCTGCTTGTTAAGATAGGAACCCCGGTATCAAAACTCATTGATGCCTGCGGAGGATATGTGGGTGAGCCGGAAAAAATTGTTATCGGCGGACCTATGATGGGGTTTTCCGCAAATACCACTGACATGCCTGTCTCAAAAGCTACGAGCGGAGTTATTGTTTTCAGGAAAGAAGATCTCCCAAGCCTTAAAATGACAAACTGTATACGCTGCGGCAGGTGCGTAAGCGCTTGTCCGATGGGATTGGTTCCGGCAATTATGGAGCAGTTTGCAATAAGCGAACTTTATGAAAGGCTTCTGGACTGGCACGTTTTAAATTGTATAGAATGCGGCTGCTGCAGTTATGTATGCCCTGCCCGCAGACCCTTAGTGGGGTATTTTAAAACAGGAAAAAGACAGGTAATGAATATCGTTAAAGAAAGGGAAAATAAATGA
- a CDS encoding deoxycytidylate deaminase, whose translation MRPDWDSYFLEITNVVKKRSTCLRRQVGALIVKNNHILATGYNGVPSKITHCSETGCLREQLNVPSGERHELCRGLHAEQNAIIQAAHHGTSIKDSTLYTNTKPCSICTKMIVNAGIKRIVFEEYYKDKLADDILSETDIILFNVNSDK comes from the coding sequence TTGAGACCTGACTGGGATTCATACTTTCTTGAAATAACAAATGTTGTCAAAAAACGTTCCACCTGTCTGAGAAGACAGGTGGGGGCATTGATTGTAAAAAACAATCATATACTTGCCACCGGCTATAACGGAGTTCCGTCAAAAATTACCCACTGCTCTGAAACAGGCTGTTTAAGGGAACAACTTAATGTACCCTCCGGAGAAAGGCATGAACTGTGCCGCGGACTGCATGCGGAGCAGAATGCCATAATTCAGGCAGCCCATCACGGAACAAGCATTAAAGACTCAACACTGTATACAAACACAAAACCCTGCTCAATATGCACCAAAATGATTGTCAATGCAGGAATAAAGCGTATTGTTTTTGAAGAATACTATAAAGACAAGCTTGCTGATGATATCTTAAGCGAAACAGATATCATCCTATTTAACGTTAATTCTGACAAATAA
- the glyA gene encoding serine hydroxymethyltransferase, protein MNIYETVKKFDPEVYDSLEKEVNRQETHLELIASENFVSKAVLEAQGSVLTNKYAEGYPGKRYYGGCEFVDIAENIAIERAKKIFGAEHANVQPHSGSQANIAAYFAILDVGDTILGMDLTHGGHLTHGSPVNFSGRFFNVVSYGVDKETEQIDYENVRKLALEHKPKMIVVGASAYPRIIDFKRFKEIADEVGAYVMVDMAHIAGLVAAGEHPNPVPYADIVTTTTHKTLRGPRGGMILSTAELAKKINSRVFPGMQGGPLMHTIAAKAVSFKEAMTNEFMQYQSQIVKNSKMLAKTLNKRGYKLVSGGTDNHLMLLDLTDKELTGKDAESALGRANITVNKNTVPFETQSPFVTSGIRIGTPAVTTRKMKEPEMEKIGNMIADVLDEIDSEKTIENVKKDVLELCARFPLYKGDLY, encoded by the coding sequence ATGAATATTTACGAAACTGTTAAAAAATTTGATCCCGAGGTTTACGACTCGCTGGAAAAAGAGGTAAACAGACAGGAAACGCATCTGGAACTTATTGCAAGTGAAAACTTTGTGAGCAAGGCCGTCCTTGAAGCACAGGGTTCTGTTCTGACAAATAAATATGCAGAGGGATATCCCGGTAAAAGATATTACGGTGGATGTGAATTTGTAGATATTGCTGAAAATATTGCCATTGAGCGTGCCAAAAAGATTTTTGGTGCAGAGCATGCAAATGTACAGCCACATTCGGGGAGCCAGGCGAACATTGCTGCATATTTTGCAATTCTGGACGTAGGCGACACCATCCTTGGAATGGATTTAACCCACGGCGGACATCTGACACACGGCAGTCCTGTAAACTTTTCCGGCAGATTTTTTAATGTAGTATCTTACGGTGTTGATAAAGAAACGGAACAGATAGATTACGAAAATGTCAGAAAACTTGCACTGGAACATAAACCCAAAATGATAGTTGTTGGTGCAAGCGCATATCCGAGAATAATAGATTTCAAAAGATTCAAAGAGATAGCCGATGAGGTTGGTGCATACGTAATGGTTGATATGGCCCACATTGCAGGCCTTGTTGCGGCTGGTGAACATCCTAATCCTGTTCCGTATGCCGATATAGTTACAACAACAACGCATAAAACATTGAGGGGTCCCAGAGGCGGTATGATTCTTTCCACCGCCGAGTTGGCCAAAAAAATCAATTCCAGAGTATTCCCTGGAATGCAGGGCGGCCCTTTAATGCATACCATTGCAGCAAAAGCAGTTTCGTTTAAAGAGGCAATGACGAATGAATTTATGCAGTATCAATCTCAAATAGTAAAAAATTCTAAAATGCTTGCAAAAACTTTGAACAAACGGGGCTACAAACTTGTTTCAGGCGGTACGGATAATCATCTTATGCTCCTTGACCTCACTGACAAAGAGTTAACCGGTAAAGATGCTGAGTCAGCGCTGGGTAGAGCCAACATCACAGTAAACAAAAATACCGTTCCTTTTGAAACTCAAAGCCCTTTTGTAACAAGTGGAATCAGAATAGGTACACCTGCTGTTACCACAAGAAAAATGAAGGAACCGGAGATGGAAAAAATAGGAAATATGATTGCAGATGTTTTGGATGAGATTGATTCGGAAAAAACTATAGAAAATGTGAAAAAAGATGTCCTTGAGCTGTGTGCCAGATTTCCTCTGTACAAAGGTGATTTATATTGA
- the rpiB gene encoding ribose 5-phosphate isomerase B has translation MNKANNIIGIASDHGGFNLKLKITEFLKENNYQVIDYGTNNGDSVDYPDYAYKVVMGILNNEVDRGIIMCGTGIGISITANRFPEIRAALCWDEYSAKMSKEHNNANILAFGGRTTDFETASKIVSAWLNTQFESGRHLRRIEKIDALAVDFWSKYLKNKEGV, from the coding sequence ATGAATAAAGCAAATAACATTATAGGCATAGCCTCCGATCACGGGGGCTTTAATTTAAAGTTAAAAATTACAGAGTTTCTTAAAGAGAACAATTATCAAGTAATCGATTACGGAACAAATAACGGCGATTCAGTTGATTACCCTGATTACGCATACAAAGTTGTAATGGGGATTTTAAACAATGAAGTAGACAGAGGGATAATTATGTGCGGTACAGGGATCGGTATTTCAATCACTGCCAACCGCTTTCCCGAAATCAGAGCCGCCCTCTGCTGGGACGAATATTCCGCTAAAATGAGCAAAGAGCATAATAACGCAAATATTTTAGCTTTCGGCGGCAGGACTACGGATTTCGAAACTGCTTCAAAAATTGTCTCAGCCTGGCTTAACACTCAGTTTGAAAGTGGCAGACACTTGAGAAGAATTGAAAAGATAGATGCCTTGGCAGTAGATTTCTGGAGCAAATATCTTAAAAACAAAGAGGGTGTTTAA
- the purB gene encoding adenylosuccinate lyase yields the protein MDNLKTYSNPLNERYASKNMQYIFSPHKKFTTWRKLWIALAEAEKELGLNITDEQIDEMKRNIENIDFDYAKEKEKEFRHDVMAHVHTFGKACPKAMPIIHLGATSAFVGDNTDLIVMKEAAELTLKKLINVINNLKTFALKYKNIPTLGFTHFQPAQLTTVGKRTCLWIQDLMLDAGDLIFQIDELRFRGVKGTTGTQASFLKLFENDHEKVKKLDQLVSQKMGFDKVLKITGQTYTRKQDSRILKTLAGVAESAHKMATDIRLLQNMKEIEEPFEKKQIGSSAMAYKRNPMRTERICSLSRHIIALSTNPYMTHAVQWFERTLDDSAGRRISIPESFLTADAILDLMYNVTDGLVVYEKMIEKHVMEELPFMATENIIMEAVKKGASRQEMHEVIRENSMKAASKVKNEGLENNLLDMLAADKRIPLDSDDINNLLNPSDFTGRSESQVEDFINNEVEPLINKYKSFIGMDVDIKV from the coding sequence ATGGACAATCTGAAAACTTATTCAAACCCTTTGAATGAAAGATATGCAAGTAAAAACATGCAGTATATTTTCTCCCCTCACAAAAAATTCACCACCTGGAGAAAACTGTGGATAGCATTGGCTGAAGCGGAAAAAGAATTGGGGCTCAATATCACTGATGAGCAAATTGATGAAATGAAAAGAAATATCGAAAATATTGATTTTGATTACGCAAAAGAAAAAGAGAAAGAGTTCCGCCACGATGTAATGGCGCACGTTCATACATTCGGCAAAGCCTGTCCCAAAGCTATGCCAATTATTCATCTGGGGGCTACAAGCGCATTTGTTGGTGACAACACAGATCTTATAGTAATGAAAGAAGCTGCAGAACTTACCCTGAAAAAGTTAATAAACGTAATAAATAATCTTAAGACATTCGCATTAAAATATAAAAATATTCCCACACTCGGCTTTACACATTTTCAGCCTGCTCAATTAACAACTGTCGGCAAACGTACATGTCTGTGGATCCAGGATTTAATGCTTGATGCCGGCGATTTGATATTTCAAATAGATGAGCTAAGATTCCGAGGTGTAAAGGGAACAACGGGCACCCAGGCTTCATTCCTGAAGCTTTTTGAAAACGATCATGAGAAAGTAAAAAAACTTGATCAGCTGGTTTCCCAAAAAATGGGATTTGACAAAGTATTAAAAATCACCGGCCAAACCTATACCAGAAAGCAGGATTCCAGAATTTTAAAAACATTAGCCGGGGTAGCTGAATCAGCTCACAAAATGGCCACAGATATCCGCCTTCTGCAGAATATGAAAGAAATTGAGGAACCTTTTGAAAAAAAACAGATCGGCTCCAGCGCTATGGCTTACAAACGAAATCCGATGAGGACAGAACGCATATGTTCGCTTTCCCGTCATATAATAGCGCTTTCCACTAATCCTTATATGACGCATGCGGTACAGTGGTTTGAAAGAACTCTTGATGATTCTGCCGGCAGAAGAATCAGCATTCCCGAATCCTTTCTTACAGCAGATGCAATACTCGATCTTATGTACAATGTCACTGACGGATTGGTAGTTTATGAAAAGATGATAGAAAAACATGTGATGGAAGAACTTCCTTTCATGGCAACAGAAAACATTATTATGGAAGCTGTAAAAAAAGGTGCCAGCAGACAGGAGATGCACGAGGTCATAAGAGAAAATTCAATGAAAGCTGCGTCAAAAGTAAAAAATGAAGGCCTCGAAAACAACCTTTTAGATATGCTCGCTGCTGACAAAAGGATTCCTTTGGATTCAGATGATATAAATAACCTTTTAAATCCATCCGATTTCACCGGCAGATCAGAATCCCAGGTGGAGGATTTCATAAATAATGAGGTGGAACCTTTGATAAATAAATATAAAAGCTTTATCGGGATGGATGTGGATATAAAGGTATAG
- a CDS encoding four helix bundle protein, which produces MKCENLDVWQRSCRLSVSIYQYLQDSKDYGFKDQITRSSLSIASNIAEEMEKASKKDSIKFLDIAKGSCAELITQIHIGNEIGYIDNETGNIWINESDEILKMLSGLINNLKKSI; this is translated from the coding sequence GTGAAGTGTGAAAATCTTGACGTTTGGCAAAGAAGCTGTCGACTATCAGTCAGTATCTATCAATATTTGCAGGATTCTAAAGATTATGGATTTAAAGACCAAATTACAAGAAGCAGCTTATCCATAGCTTCAAATATAGCCGAAGAAATGGAAAAAGCTTCCAAAAAGGATAGCATAAAATTCCTGGATATCGCAAAGGGTTCGTGTGCAGAGCTTATCACACAGATACATATAGGAAATGAAATTGGCTATATAGACAATGAAACTGGGAATATTTGGATTAATGAATCGGATGAAATTTTAAAAATGCTAAGCGGACTAATAAACAATTTAAAAAAAAGTATTTAG